One region of Armigeres subalbatus isolate Guangzhou_Male chromosome 3, GZ_Asu_2, whole genome shotgun sequence genomic DNA includes:
- the LOC134226371 gene encoding general odorant-binding protein 56d-like, with amino-acid sequence MKSFICLVFVAAMVGVNALSEEQYRKAHVFAAVCLTKSNGVTRDDVRRLRNGDFADVNQDLKCFTKCFLEQIGYMSAEGKLEEGYAVERLSQDRERSTVEALVKQCSVLMDDPCETAFRAFECFYNGKAAIL; translated from the exons ATGAAATCGTTCATCTGTTTGGTTTTTGTTGCCGCCATGGTTGGAGTTAAC GCTCTCTCCGAGGAGCAGTACAGGAAGGCCCATGTCTTCGCCGCAGTGTGTTTGACGAAATCGAATGGCGTAACCCGGGATGATGTGCGCCGACTGCGTAACGGTGATTTCGCTGACGTTAACCAGGACTTGAAATGCTTCACCAAGTGTTTCCTGGAGCAGATCGGTTACATGAGTGCCGAGGGAAAACTAGAAGAGGGCTATGCCGTTGAGAGACTGTCGCAGGATCGTGAAAGGAGTACGGTTGAGGCTTTGGTGAAGCAATGCAGCGTGCTAATGGATGATCCATGCGAAACCGCTTTCCGTGCCTTCGAATGCTTCTACAACGGAAAAGCTGCCATACTCTGA
- the LOC134226380 gene encoding general odorant-binding protein 56d-like — MKSIICVVLVAGLVGVNALTEEQLKKADGFATTCLAKSNGVTKDSVGKLRGGDFANVDQDLKCFTKCFLEQAGFMSADGQLVQGYAVERLSQDREKGKVESLVQKCSVQKDDPCETAFRAFECYYNGKAALL; from the exons ATGAAATCAATCATCTGTGTTGTTCTCGTTGCCGGTCTGGTTGGAGTCAAC gCTCTAACCGAGGAACAGCTCAAGAAAGCCGATGGGTTCGCCACCACTTGCCTGGCCAAATCGAACGGAGTAACCAAGGATTCGGTCGGCAAGCTGCGTGGCGGTGATTTCGCTAACGTTGATCAGGACTTGAAATGCTTCACCAAGTGCTTCCTGGAACAGGCCGGATTCATGAGCGCCGATGGACAACTGGTGCAGGGTTACGCTGTCGAGAGACTGTCCCAGGACCGTGAGAAGGGCAAGGTGGAATCTCTAGTTCAGAAGTGCAGTGTCCAGAAGGATGATCCATGCGAAACCGCTTTCCGAGCTTTCGAGTGCTACTATAATGGAAAGGCAGCTTTACTCTAA